The Candidatus Thermokryptus mobilis genome contains a region encoding:
- a CDS encoding cell division protein FtsX codes for MRFRYIFGEAISGFRKSKLSSFASIFVIFVTLLALGLFAMIGYNVNKLIMSIKEKIEVEAFLKDGLSNSEVDSLKRVISSFQEVEDVYYVSKEEAVKIFEREFGENIFNILDFNPLPASFKIKLKEKYRNLRGVKEVITKLKRIDEIEDIRYRRALLGVLERRFELFSRTFLVSGFLLSLISVLLVINTIRLTIYAKRKLIKTMQLVGATRGFIVSPFLIQGLLQGFIGALFSAGVIYLIVEILIPNLPDDVLSNVSMPNLFYPILIFFGCLLGFIGSWISARKFITDKIIS; via the coding sequence ATGAGGTTTAGGTATATATTTGGTGAGGCGATTTCGGGTTTTAGGAAATCAAAGTTGTCCTCCTTTGCATCTATTTTCGTAATTTTTGTCACATTGCTTGCTCTTGGTCTTTTCGCAATGATTGGGTATAATGTCAATAAACTCATCATGTCAATTAAGGAGAAAATTGAGGTTGAGGCATTTTTAAAGGATGGACTTTCAAATTCGGAGGTTGACTCGCTTAAAAGGGTTATTTCATCGTTTCAGGAGGTTGAAGATGTTTATTATGTTTCAAAGGAAGAGGCGGTGAAAATTTTTGAAAGGGAGTTCGGAGAAAACATATTCAATATCCTTGATTTTAATCCGCTTCCAGCGTCTTTCAAGATTAAGTTGAAAGAAAAATACAGAAACTTGCGCGGTGTTAAAGAAGTGATTACGAAGTTAAAGCGAATAGATGAAATTGAAGACATAAGGTATAGAAGGGCTTTGCTTGGTGTGCTTGAGCGAAGATTTGAATTATTCTCAAGGACTTTCTTGGTTAGTGGTTTTTTGCTGAGTTTAATCTCCGTTCTTCTCGTCATAAATACGATAAGATTGACAATCTATGCCAAGAGAAAACTTATAAAGACGATGCAACTTGTCGGGGCGACGCGTGGCTTTATTGTTTCGCCTTTTCTAATCCAGGGTTTATTACAGGGCTTTATAGGGGCGCTTTTTTCAGCTGGTGTGATATATTTGATAGTTGAGATTTTAATCCCAAATTTACCTGACGATGTGTTAAGTAATGTTTCAATGCCTAATTTATTTTATCCTATCTTGATATTTTTCGGTTGTCTTCTTGGTTTTATTGGTAGTTGGATTTCGGCGAGAAAATTCATAACCGATAAGATAATTTCGTAA
- the nuoF gene encoding NADH-quinone oxidoreductase subunit NuoF, producing MEQIKLILKDIPNLHKIEVYEANGGYSALRKALGMKPDEVTEEVKKSGLRGRGGAAFPTGMKWSFMPKDSRPKYLIVNADEGEPGTFKDRAIIEKNPHQLIEGALIAAYAIGAQTIYVYIRGEYVKWMRILQTAIDEAYERGYIGENILGSGFNVDIYIHRGAGAYICGEESALMESIEGKRGYPRVKPPFPAQYGLWGYPTTINNVETLANVPVIIEKGGEWYSKIGAPKHPGTILFGVSGHVNKPGIYELPTGVLLTDLIYKYAGGVRDNKKIKAVIPGGSSTPALRGDQIEGVTMDFDGLRNAGSMIGTGGVVVMDEDTDMVKVLWRIAKFYWHESCGQCTPCREGTGWMFKILDRIVKGEGRPEDLDLLVSVANNIEGNTICALGDAAAWPIKFGVQRFREDFERYIKFKSTVLVEK from the coding sequence ATGGAGCAGATAAAATTAATTTTAAAGGATATACCTAATCTTCATAAAATTGAGGTATATGAAGCAAATGGTGGGTATTCCGCTTTGAGGAAAGCTCTCGGTATGAAGCCGGATGAGGTTACAGAGGAGGTTAAGAAGTCAGGTTTAAGGGGGAGAGGCGGAGCAGCTTTCCCGACAGGTATGAAATGGAGTTTTATGCCTAAGGATTCTCGCCCGAAATATCTGATTGTAAATGCTGATGAGGGTGAACCAGGAACTTTTAAAGATAGAGCGATAATTGAAAAGAATCCGCATCAATTGATTGAGGGAGCTCTTATCGCAGCCTATGCAATAGGTGCACAAACCATCTATGTTTATATTCGCGGTGAATATGTTAAGTGGATGCGAATTCTTCAGACGGCGATTGACGAGGCGTATGAGAGGGGTTATATAGGGGAAAATATACTTGGTTCTGGTTTCAATGTTGACATTTACATTCATCGTGGGGCTGGTGCATATATTTGTGGTGAGGAATCCGCTTTGATGGAGTCAATAGAAGGAAAGAGGGGGTATCCAAGGGTTAAGCCACCGTTCCCGGCTCAATATGGTTTGTGGGGTTATCCGACGACGATAAACAATGTTGAAACGCTTGCAAATGTCCCTGTCATAATTGAGAAAGGTGGTGAATGGTATTCAAAAATCGGTGCCCCAAAGCACCCAGGGACGATACTTTTTGGCGTAAGCGGTCATGTGAATAAACCCGGAATTTATGAACTCCCAACTGGGGTTCTCTTAACGGATTTGATTTATAAGTATGCGGGTGGAGTCAGGGATAATAAAAAAATTAAAGCGGTTATCCCAGGTGGCTCGTCAACCCCAGCCTTGAGAGGCGATCAAATTGAAGGGGTGACGATGGATTTTGATGGTCTGAGAAATGCTGGTTCAATGATTGGAACTGGTGGTGTTGTGGTTATGGATGAGGATACCGATATGGTTAAAGTTTTGTGGAGGATTGCGAAATTTTATTGGCATGAATCCTGCGGACAATGTACACCTTGTAGGGAGGGGACTGGATGGATGTTTAAGATACTTGATAGAATTGTAAAAGGTGAGGGCAGGCCTGAGGACCTTGATCTTCTTGTGAGCGTTGCAAATAACATTGAAGGTAATACGATTTGTGCCCTTGGGGATGCTGCAGCTTGGCCGATAAAATTTGGCGTCCAAAGGTTTAGAGAGGACTTTGAAAGGTATATAAAATTCAAGTCAACCGTCTTGGTTGAAAAGTGA
- the nuoE gene encoding NADH-quinone oxidoreductase subunit NuoE: MFTEENLKKVEEIKKRYPTAQAALLPVLWIAQEQFGWISEDVMRYVAELLGLPYSHIYGVVTFYTMYNKKPVGKYHLQVCTNISCMLNGAYENLEHIQRKLNIKVGQTTPDMKFTLSEVECLGSCGTAPVIQVNDDYYENMTREKIDKLIEQLSRDGK; the protein is encoded by the coding sequence ATGTTCACGGAAGAAAATTTAAAGAAAGTTGAAGAGATTAAAAAAAGATACCCCACGGCGCAAGCAGCACTTTTGCCGGTTCTTTGGATTGCGCAGGAACAATTTGGTTGGATTTCTGAGGATGTTATGCGATATGTGGCTGAACTTTTAGGTTTGCCTTATAGTCATATTTATGGGGTTGTGACATTTTATACGATGTATAATAAAAAACCGGTCGGGAAATATCATCTTCAAGTTTGCACGAATATAAGTTGCATGCTTAACGGTGCTTATGAAAACCTTGAACATATTCAAAGAAAACTTAACATTAAGGTTGGGCAGACGACGCCTGATATGAAGTTCACACTTTCTGAGGTTGAGTGTCTTGGTTCGTGTGGGACAGCACCTGTTATTCAAGTCAACGACGATTATTACGAGAACATGACAAGAGAAAAGATAGATAAACTTATTGAACAACTAAGTCGGGATGGTAAGTGA
- the pheA gene encoding prephenate dehydratase yields the protein MKFKVAFQGERGAFSEQAGLAFFDERMEPVAFNTFEDVFKSVKKGVVDFGVIPIENSLYGSIHQNYDLLQKYNVFIVGEVKLRIRHYLLANYGVNLKDVKKIYSHPQALAQCEKFLKSLSEVEIIPTYDTAGSAKMIKEKKIMDGAAIAGKQARKFYGLKILKAGIENHEKNFTRFLILSRKKIIARENPKTSIIFTTKNIPGALYRALGVFAQRDINLLKIESRPIIGQPWRYMFYLDFEGSIEDEVCSDAIRELKRLTDYYKFLGTYEKGREVG from the coding sequence GTGAAGTTTAAAGTGGCATTTCAGGGAGAAAGAGGTGCCTTTAGTGAACAAGCAGGGCTTGCATTCTTTGATGAAAGGATGGAACCAGTTGCGTTTAACACATTTGAAGATGTTTTTAAAAGTGTTAAGAAAGGTGTCGTTGATTTCGGTGTGATCCCGATTGAGAACTCCCTTTACGGAAGCATACATCAAAATTACGACCTTCTCCAAAAGTATAATGTTTTCATAGTCGGTGAGGTCAAGTTGAGGATAAGACATTATCTGCTTGCAAATTATGGCGTGAATTTAAAGGATGTTAAAAAGATTTATTCCCATCCACAGGCACTTGCACAGTGTGAAAAATTTTTGAAAAGCTTGAGCGAGGTTGAAATTATCCCGACATATGACACAGCTGGCTCTGCGAAGATGATAAAAGAGAAGAAAATTATGGATGGGGCTGCAATTGCTGGAAAACAGGCGAGGAAATTTTACGGTTTGAAAATTTTAAAAGCTGGAATTGAAAATCACGAGAAAAATTTCACCAGGTTCTTAATTTTGTCAAGGAAAAAAATTATCGCCAGGGAAAATCCGAAGACATCAATTATATTCACCACGAAAAATATACCGGGCGCACTTTATAGAGCGCTTGGTGTATTTGCACAAAGGGATATAAATCTCTTGAAAATTGAGTCAAGACCGATAATAGGGCAACCGTGGCGTTATATGTTTTATCTTGATTTTGAAGGAAGCATTGAAGACGAAGTTTGTTCCGATGCGATAAGGGAGTTGAAAAGATTGACGGATTACTACAAATTTCTCGGCACATATGAAAAGGGGAGGGAAGTAGGATGA
- a CDS encoding DUF2231 domain-containing protein, with translation MNLHPMLVHFPIAISVIAFIFEVLDFLTKGKFKNTTLLFISIVVLSSIFAVQSGNIESQRLKLSDEGFKVLTEHQESATYSLFVFGIVFMLKLYVFLRSQKTSSFLVFVLFFLYLVGLFFIFKTAYSGAELVFKFGVVLKQS, from the coding sequence ATGAACCTGCACCCGATGCTGGTCCATTTTCCCATTGCTATTTCGGTAATTGCATTTATCTTTGAAGTCCTTGATTTTCTCACAAAAGGGAAGTTTAAAAATACCACTTTACTTTTTATTTCAATTGTCGTCCTGTCTTCAATTTTTGCAGTTCAGTCGGGAAACATTGAATCGCAAAGGTTGAAACTTTCAGATGAAGGGTTTAAGGTCTTGACAGAGCATCAAGAAAGCGCGACTTATTCTTTGTTTGTCTTCGGGATTGTATTTATGCTGAAGCTTTATGTTTTTTTGAGGAGTCAGAAAACCTCATCGTTTTTGGTTTTTGTTTTGTTTTTCCTTTATCTTGTCGGTTTATTTTTTATCTTCAAAACAGCTTACTCGGGCGCTGAACTTGTTTTCAAATTTGGCGTAGTGTTAAAACAAAGTTGA
- the nuoD gene encoding NADH dehydrogenase (quinone) subunit D produces MSEERMEKIIESLGKRNIEAEFDPLGTEMILNVGPQHPATHGVLRLVLKLDGEYIVDAVPELGYLHRGKEKIAENMTFLEFLPHTDRMDYLAPPANNIAYMLAVEKLFGIEAPRRAQYIRVILSELSRISSHLVWLGTFAMDVGALTVFMWCFREREKILSIFDLVTGVRFTTSYARIGGVAQDITDEAIHSIKEFIDNFPKELEQCEKLLNKNRIFIERTDGIGVITKEQAIDIGLSGPNLRACGVPRDLRKDEPYLVYNELDFDIPVYEEGDCLARYYVRLGEMKESVKIVRQCIEKLPSGPFKADEPKATLPKKELVYTKMEELIHDFILTNFGGTPPVGEVYHAVENPKGELGFYIVSDGTGFPWRLKVRSPSFTNIQALPIMLKGHMIADLVAIIGSIDPVMGEADK; encoded by the coding sequence ATGAGTGAGGAAAGAATGGAAAAAATAATTGAATCGCTTGGGAAAAGAAATATAGAGGCAGAGTTTGATCCGTTGGGGACGGAGATGATTTTAAATGTCGGTCCTCAGCATCCAGCTACGCATGGTGTTTTGAGACTTGTTTTAAAGCTTGATGGTGAATATATAGTTGATGCTGTTCCCGAACTTGGTTATTTGCATCGCGGGAAGGAAAAAATCGCTGAGAATATGACTTTTCTTGAATTTTTGCCACATACAGATAGGATGGACTACCTTGCTCCACCGGCGAATAACATCGCATATATGCTTGCCGTTGAAAAGCTTTTCGGAATTGAAGCGCCGAGAAGAGCGCAATATATCCGTGTTATTTTAAGTGAGCTTTCAAGGATTTCGTCTCACCTTGTTTGGCTTGGGACTTTTGCGATGGATGTTGGAGCTTTGACTGTTTTTATGTGGTGTTTCAGGGAAAGGGAGAAAATTTTAAGCATTTTTGATCTTGTCACAGGTGTTAGATTTACAACAAGTTATGCTCGTATCGGAGGAGTTGCACAAGATATAACGGATGAAGCAATTCACTCAATAAAGGAATTCATAGACAACTTCCCGAAGGAGCTTGAGCAATGCGAGAAACTTTTGAACAAAAACAGAATTTTCATTGAGCGAACTGATGGTATCGGGGTTATAACGAAAGAACAGGCGATTGATATTGGTTTAAGCGGACCAAATCTCAGAGCTTGTGGTGTTCCGAGGGATTTGAGAAAGGATGAGCCGTATCTTGTTTATAATGAGCTTGATTTTGATATACCTGTTTATGAAGAGGGTGATTGTCTTGCGCGTTATTATGTTCGTCTTGGCGAGATGAAAGAAAGTGTAAAAATTGTAAGGCAGTGCATTGAGAAGTTGCCATCTGGTCCATTTAAAGCGGATGAGCCGAAAGCGACTTTACCGAAGAAGGAACTCGTTTATACGAAAATGGAGGAATTAATTCACGATTTTATTTTGACGAACTTTGGTGGGACTCCGCCTGTCGGTGAGGTTTATCATGCGGTTGAGAATCCGAAAGGGGAGCTTGGTTTTTACATTGTAAGTGATGGAACGGGTTTCCCATGGCGTTTGAAGGTTAGATCGCCATCATTTACAAATATTCAAGCTTTGCCGATAATGTTGAAAGGTCACATGATAGCTGACCTTGTAGCAATAATTGGGAGCATTGATCCGGTTATGGGTGAGGCGGATAAATGA
- a CDS encoding NADH-quinone oxidoreductase subunit C yields MKEKVIEKLNSTFKDDIVEVSEFRNELTIVVKKEKIVDVCKFLRDDPELSFDYLVDICGVDYYREKDRFAVVYNIWSLKNKFRLRLKVFVDEPDLVVPSVTSVWSAANWHERETFDMFGIKFSGHPDLRRIYMPEDFEYYPLRKDFPLQGIPGSIPLPGQEKIKRDVR; encoded by the coding sequence ATGAAGGAAAAGGTAATTGAAAAACTTAACAGCACATTTAAAGATGACATCGTTGAGGTTAGTGAATTCAGAAATGAATTAACCATAGTAGTCAAAAAGGAAAAAATTGTTGATGTGTGCAAGTTTTTGAGAGATGACCCTGAACTTTCGTTTGATTATCTCGTTGATATATGTGGGGTTGATTATTATAGGGAGAAGGATAGGTTTGCGGTTGTTTACAACATTTGGTCGCTTAAAAATAAATTCAGATTGAGGTTAAAAGTTTTCGTTGATGAACCAGATTTAGTTGTTCCGTCGGTTACATCTGTTTGGTCTGCTGCTAATTGGCATGAGCGCGAGACGTTTGATATGTTCGGTATAAAATTTTCCGGACATCCTGACTTACGGCGGATTTATATGCCGGAGGATTTTGAGTATTATCCTTTGCGTAAGGATTTTCCATTGCAAGGAATTCCGGGTTCAATTCCACTACCAGGACAGGAAAAAATAAAGCGGGATGTGAGATGA
- a CDS encoding OPT family oligopeptide transporter, translating to MAEIKGGSGLKYKPLVPPEQTMREFTIRALVLGLVMSVVLGAANAYLGLKAGMTIAATYPAAVISMAFLRLFRGTILEENFARTVGSVGEAVAAGAIFTIPAFLIAGVWQEFDSPQRYWESSFIMAIGGVIGVLFVTLLRRVLVEDPELPFPESVAASEIHKAGQAGGSGAKYLFGAMGIGALIQTLGKFNFFATSWERVTIFAKTGIRLLSGRGQEITSVSVGGGGTVLTAPAVSPAYIGVGFIIGPRLAALNFSGGLLAWGLFVPLLVYFLGPQLEPLVIQEGVQKASWIELAYAIWKFIVRPIAIGGMLLSAIYTLYRMRNSLAVGLKRSITDLKKATAGESSAVSRIDQDLNLKWILPLLLIFALFTFALYYYFSGMFNASITATIVMLIAGFFFAAVSGYLVGIIGSSNNPISGLTLSTLIVAALLMVVLGVKGVSGIAAVLGVAAVICVAAAVAGDMFQDLKVGHILGGTPWKMQVGEIIGALVASFALYFPLFILHQGDIKAGGTGFGGKALPAPQASLMAMLSKGIVGGEMAWPLIIVGMLMAFGLILLQVRSPMLVCVGMYLPFETTSAIFVGGLIRGIADLIAKRRGFTQEQMSELENNGTLLASGLIAGEALMGLIFAGLAFYEIKITPITPTPSYLIGLVVILLIALILIVTPIRYASRVVVKR from the coding sequence ATGGCTGAAATTAAAGGTGGTTCTGGATTAAAGTACAAACCGCTTGTTCCACCTGAGCAGACGATGAGGGAATTTACAATTCGTGCCCTTGTTCTTGGGCTTGTGATGTCGGTTGTTTTAGGGGCAGCGAATGCGTATCTTGGTTTGAAAGCGGGAATGACGATAGCGGCGACTTATCCTGCGGCTGTTATAAGCATGGCATTTTTGAGATTGTTTAGAGGGACGATACTTGAGGAAAATTTCGCCAGAACTGTTGGCTCAGTAGGTGAAGCTGTTGCTGCTGGGGCAATTTTTACGATACCTGCTTTTTTGATCGCTGGTGTATGGCAGGAGTTTGATTCACCGCAAAGATATTGGGAATCATCCTTCATTATGGCAATCGGTGGAGTTATTGGAGTTCTTTTCGTCACATTGTTGAGAAGGGTTCTTGTTGAGGACCCGGAGTTACCGTTTCCGGAGTCAGTAGCTGCGTCAGAGATTCACAAGGCGGGTCAAGCTGGTGGGAGTGGAGCGAAGTATTTGTTTGGCGCTATGGGTATCGGTGCGTTGATTCAGACATTGGGCAAGTTTAATTTCTTTGCTACAAGTTGGGAAAGGGTCACAATTTTTGCGAAGACAGGCATTAGGCTGTTAAGTGGCAGGGGTCAGGAGATAACAAGTGTTTCAGTTGGTGGTGGAGGAACGGTTTTGACAGCTCCGGCCGTGAGCCCTGCTTATATAGGTGTTGGTTTTATAATTGGACCGCGACTTGCTGCACTTAACTTTAGTGGTGGGCTTCTCGCTTGGGGTCTTTTCGTTCCATTATTGGTGTATTTCCTTGGACCTCAACTTGAACCACTTGTTATTCAGGAGGGGGTTCAAAAAGCATCATGGATTGAGCTTGCCTACGCCATTTGGAAGTTTATAGTTCGTCCGATCGCGATAGGTGGAATGCTTTTGAGTGCAATTTATACGCTCTATAGGATGAGAAATAGTTTAGCTGTTGGGTTAAAACGTTCAATCACGGATTTGAAGAAAGCTACAGCTGGCGAGTCATCCGCTGTGAGTAGGATTGATCAGGATTTGAACTTGAAGTGGATACTTCCTTTGTTGTTAATTTTCGCCTTGTTCACTTTTGCGCTTTATTATTATTTCAGTGGTATGTTCAATGCTTCAATCACGGCGACAATCGTTATGTTAATTGCTGGATTTTTCTTTGCAGCTGTGTCTGGTTATCTTGTTGGTATTATCGGCTCAAGTAATAATCCGATCAGTGGACTTACACTTTCAACTTTGATAGTTGCTGCTCTTTTGATGGTTGTTCTGGGTGTGAAAGGAGTTTCAGGGATTGCTGCGGTTTTGGGAGTTGCTGCTGTGATATGTGTTGCTGCAGCTGTTGCGGGCGATATGTTTCAGGATTTAAAAGTTGGACATATACTTGGTGGTACACCTTGGAAGATGCAAGTCGGTGAAATAATTGGAGCTTTGGTTGCTTCATTTGCTCTCTACTTCCCGCTTTTTATTTTGCATCAGGGAGATATAAAAGCTGGAGGTACAGGTTTTGGAGGAAAGGCGTTACCAGCTCCGCAGGCGAGCTTAATGGCGATGCTTTCAAAAGGAATTGTCGGTGGGGAAATGGCTTGGCCACTTATCATCGTTGGAATGCTTATGGCTTTCGGGTTGATACTTCTACAAGTTAGAAGCCCGATGCTAGTCTGCGTTGGAATGTATCTGCCATTTGAGACGACATCGGCAATTTTCGTTGGAGGATTGATAAGAGGGATTGCCGATTTGATTGCTAAGAGAAGAGGTTTCACACAAGAACAGATGTCTGAGCTTGAAAATAATGGGACACTTCTTGCATCAGGTTTGATAGCTGGCGAGGCATTGATGGGGCTTATTTTTGCTGGTTTAGCTTTTTATGAAATTAAGATAACGCCTATAACGCCGACACCATCCTATCTTATAGGTTTAGTCGTTATCCTCTTGATAGCTTTAATTTTGATCGTCACCCCTATCCGTTATGCCTCTCGTGTTGTCGTGAAGAGGTAA
- a CDS encoding NADH-quinone oxidoreductase subunit A — protein MLSEYLPIFILMFFALVFSTLMVLSNRFLGPKRPTPEKLSTYESGMEPIRTARDRFSVKFYLIAMLFIIFDIEVVFLYPWAVTFDKLGVLGYVEMFLFIAVLLVGYIYIIKKGALRWE, from the coding sequence ATGTTAAGCGAATATCTTCCGATTTTCATCCTTATGTTTTTTGCTTTAGTGTTTTCAACTTTGATGGTTTTATCTAACAGATTTCTCGGACCGAAAAGACCCACCCCCGAGAAGCTTTCCACTTATGAAAGTGGTATGGAGCCAATCAGAACAGCAAGGGATAGGTTTTCGGTTAAGTTTTACCTTATTGCGATGTTATTTATCATCTTTGATATTGAAGTGGTCTTCTTATACCCCTGGGCTGTAACTTTTGATAAACTTGGCGTGTTAGGTTATGTAGAGATGTTTCTTTTTATAGCTGTTCTTCTCGTTGGCTACATTTACATAATAAAAAAAGGAGCTTTGCGATGGGAATAA
- a CDS encoding NADH-quinone oxidoreductase subunit B, translating to MGINTFNIEEQGFLTTKLSEFIRWAQRNSLWPMPLGISCCAIEMMAFAAPKFDVARFGSEFLRFSPRQSDLLIVAGTVTYKMARVVRKIYDQMPDPKWVIAMGVCTSTGGMYRSYAVVQGIDQFLPVDVYVSGCPPRPENLINGLLKIQELIKKGVPPKRDPIYI from the coding sequence ATGGGAATAAATACATTTAACATAGAGGAGCAGGGATTTTTAACGACGAAGTTAAGCGAATTTATAAGATGGGCTCAAAGAAATTCGCTCTGGCCAATGCCACTTGGAATTTCATGTTGTGCAATTGAGATGATGGCTTTTGCTGCGCCAAAGTTTGATGTTGCAAGATTTGGTTCTGAATTTTTGAGGTTTTCACCAAGGCAATCAGACCTTTTAATAGTTGCTGGGACTGTGACTTATAAAATGGCTCGCGTTGTAAGAAAAATTTATGATCAGATGCCTGATCCCAAATGGGTGATTGCAATGGGTGTATGCACTTCAACTGGCGGAATGTATAGGTCCTATGCTGTCGTTCAAGGTATAGATCAATTTCTCCCCGTTGATGTTTATGTATCGGGTTGCCCGCCAAGACCTGAAAACTTGATAAATGGTCTTCTTAAAATTCAGGAGTTGATCAAGAAAGGCGTTCCACCGAAAAGAGACCCAATTTACATTTAA
- a CDS encoding histidine triad nucleotide-binding protein: MKECIFCEIISGKMPADFVYEDDELVAFHDINPQAPIHILVVPRKHYPTLLDLKPEDAELVGRLILVANEIAKKFNIHNRGFRLVFNCNRESGQSIYHVHLHLLGGRIMMWPPG; this comes from the coding sequence ATGAAGGAGTGTATTTTCTGTGAGATAATTTCGGGCAAGATGCCGGCTGATTTCGTTTATGAGGACGATGAGTTGGTTGCTTTTCACGATATAAACCCGCAAGCTCCTATTCACATCCTTGTTGTCCCGAGGAAGCATTATCCAACGCTTCTTGATTTGAAGCCAGAGGATGCCGAACTTGTAGGTCGTTTAATTCTTGTTGCGAATGAGATCGCGAAGAAGTTTAACATTCATAATCGTGGCTTTAGGCTTGTTTTTAACTGCAACCGTGAATCGGGTCAAAGCATTTACCATGTCCATCTTCACTTGCTGGGCGGAAGGATAATGATGTGGCCACCCGGTTGA
- a CDS encoding mucoidy inhibitor MuiA family protein, whose protein sequence is MRKFFLLIFLPILFVNGEEIVPKFKISSVIVYPDQGFITKVSSFKVRRGENIVKIFKLTPMLVDASVQVEIAKGTGVKILDVKVVETFLEGAEVEKVKKLRVKLDSLNKLLSEKGGEVEVITGKIEQLKKLSPPGQRFTIQEVESYFKFYERMLAENIKGRIELQGEIEKLNEEKKKVEEELNRLSSLKERSKTIEIYLMSEREEQIGLKVSYLVGGTGWVPGYEIRASSLDSKVDFNFFAFVRQLTGEDWDSDVEIEISTARVSILGTPPEISQWVVDVYQPRPIKPFLKQRELAVEGEKAPVEEFPAPEVEVEPTSFSFKLRQKFKIPSDGQPHRVYIASFSESVPFVYYAVPKLSRYAYLRAGLRNNFTFPILPGKVWIFIDGKYVSSSSFDKILPEDSFSVSFGVDEAVSVDRKLKRKFTEYTGIVGRNVKISYDYEIEVQNGKKGEIMIEIVDNFPISRNEKIKVVLESPKSVEAEIGDDGIIRWRFNLPVGGKKILSVKFYVEFPKDLKVVGLE, encoded by the coding sequence ATGCGAAAATTTTTCCTGTTGATTTTCTTACCGATTCTGTTTGTCAACGGTGAGGAAATTGTTCCTAAATTTAAAATTTCTTCTGTTATTGTTTATCCTGATCAAGGGTTTATTACAAAGGTTTCAAGCTTTAAAGTTAGGCGGGGGGAAAATATAGTAAAGATTTTTAAATTAACGCCGATGCTTGTTGATGCTTCAGTTCAAGTTGAGATCGCCAAGGGTACGGGGGTAAAAATACTTGATGTTAAGGTGGTTGAGACATTTCTTGAAGGGGCGGAGGTGGAAAAGGTTAAAAAATTGAGAGTGAAGTTAGATAGTTTAAATAAGTTGTTATCTGAAAAAGGGGGCGAAGTTGAAGTTATCACAGGAAAGATTGAGCAGTTGAAGAAGTTATCGCCACCGGGACAAAGGTTTACGATTCAAGAAGTTGAGTCATATTTTAAGTTTTATGAGAGAATGCTTGCCGAAAATATCAAGGGGAGAATAGAACTTCAAGGTGAGATTGAAAAACTGAACGAAGAGAAGAAGAAGGTTGAGGAGGAGTTGAACAGGTTATCTTCTCTTAAAGAAAGGAGCAAAACGATTGAGATTTATTTGATGTCAGAGCGTGAGGAGCAGATCGGCTTGAAAGTTTCTTATCTTGTTGGTGGGACTGGTTGGGTTCCTGGATACGAAATTAGGGCGAGCTCTTTAGATAGCAAGGTTGATTTTAATTTTTTTGCATTTGTGAGACAATTAACAGGTGAGGATTGGGATTCAGATGTTGAGATTGAAATTTCAACGGCAAGGGTTTCAATTTTGGGGACACCGCCTGAAATATCGCAATGGGTTGTGGATGTTTATCAGCCACGTCCAATTAAGCCGTTTTTGAAACAAAGAGAGCTTGCTGTAGAAGGGGAAAAAGCACCTGTTGAAGAATTCCCTGCGCCAGAGGTGGAGGTTGAGCCGACTTCTTTCAGTTTCAAGCTTAGACAGAAGTTTAAAATTCCTTCGGATGGTCAACCGCATAGGGTTTACATTGCTTCCTTTTCAGAGTCAGTTCCGTTTGTTTACTACGCTGTTCCCAAACTTTCAAGGTATGCATATTTGCGAGCTGGGTTGAGAAATAATTTTACTTTTCCGATCCTGCCGGGGAAAGTATGGATTTTTATTGATGGGAAGTATGTTTCAAGTTCGTCGTTTGATAAAATTTTACCCGAAGATAGCTTTAGTGTTTCGTTTGGGGTTGATGAAGCGGTAAGTGTTGATAGAAAGTTAAAGAGGAAATTCACTGAATACACGGGGATCGTTGGGAGAAATGTTAAAATTTCTTATGATTATGAGATAGAGGTGCAAAATGGGAAGAAGGGTGAAATTATGATTGAGATTGTGGATAATTTTCCAATTTCAAGGAATGAAAAGATAAAAGTTGTTCTTGAGTCACCTAAGAGTGTGGAGGCAGAAATTGGGGATGATGGGATAATAAGATGGCGTTTTAATTTGCCGGTAGGCGGTAAGAAAATTTTGAGTGTTAAGTTCTATGTTGAGTTTCCAAAGGATTTAAAAGTTGTTGGTCTTGAATGA